In Dehalococcoidales bacterium, the sequence CGCTCCTTATACTACCTGAAGAGGGTGTTATTGAGAAAACCATCGAGGTGAACGAGTCAAAGACTGTAAACGATATTACCTTCGTTTTGGAACGTGTGGAGCTTACAGCAACCGAAGTAAAGTTTTATGTCTTTAATACCCCATCTGATTACGATTTGCCGCAAGGCCCTAATTTGCCTCCGCCACCACTTATGTCGCTTCACGCCGAGGCTGAATACAGTCTGGACGGGAAACGAACTATTGAGGCTGGTTTATCGGGAATTCGCTTTCTGGATGATGGTATGCTGCATACCTGGGACATGCTTGATCCGGTGCCGAAAGGTACTAGAGAGCTTACCTTCACTATAACCAAACTGGGTGAATGGGAAGGCCCCTGGGAATTCCATATACCTCTTGAGTAGGGATATGGTAATGATACTCGCATATGGATTCTGATTGTGATGGACACAAATAAAGCTGGATATCCTACCCGATATCCAGCTCACATATTCTGATTATTGAATAGCTTTATTATTAGCTCTTACCGATTACAAACACCTTGGTGCCGCAGGTAGGGTAAATCCCCTGAGTAGTAGGTCTTTCATTTTTCGTGGTAGCCTTGCCTGATAAAAGCGCGGAGGAAATAACTCTGGATGATAACTAACCCGGAGTAAGTAACACCGTTTTATAATATTGGAAGCGTTAGAATAAGGAGGGTTATTAAAATATGAAGATAAAGGCAATCTGGACAAGCTTAATTGCGTTGCTAGTATTATCCGTACTGCTCCTACCTAGCTGTCAAAAAGCGCCAATAAATCAGGAGATTCCGCCTGATCCCTTTACCACCACGTGGAACCTGGGTGATGAGGGAAGAACTTTCAGTATCAGCGGTAATAGCGCCGGTCATACCGCCGGCAAGGAAACAGAGTTCCAGTTAAGACTGGACAACCGCTCCGGTGACGACCCTTGGCAGGGAGAGTACTGCATCTTGCTGGTTGACCAAGACGGAATTGTGAAAGAAGTCGCTCACGAGCATTTTGACGTACCGGTGGGACTGGAGACGCAGAAGCCAGTGACCGTTGAGTTTCCAGGGAATTTCGAGGGGCCACTTGGTCTATGCGTTGTCATCCCACAGCGCGCTTCAATAATTACAACCCTATGGGTAGGTACAGGCCGTATGGGTAATGCCGGGCCATGGCCAAACATAAAGACATGCCCATACTACCTGACGGAAGAAGGCAGTCGAGAACTCGCTGAGAAATTTGTCCGCAATAGCCCCACGTTCAAGTTCGATGGTAACCAGGTAACCCTAGAACTAGTGGAAACTCTCTACCCTGATATTGAGAATGCCTGGCAATTCATCTTCCACTTTGAGAGCGCCCATGCCGGATATGGCGATAGGACCGGCCAGGTGCTTGCACAGGTAATGACTCCACACGAGGCTGTCATAACTATTGAGCAGGGTGAAATCAAGAACGCTGTCATGGATGAAAAGTGGGATATGATCCAACAAAAGCAAATCGATTCCTCACTACCTCCGCCAGCGCCAGTACCAGCTGCGCCAAACGACAGCATCGTAACAGCCAGGGTTATTGATATCATAAATACTTCCGGGGATTTTCCCTGGGAGATGTTAGTTGAGATTGAATCTTCAGAAGATGTCCCGGGATACATTAACGCTACAGCACACCTGATCGGAGAGCAGATCACATTAAAGACTATGGAGGACTTATCTGATATCGAGAGAGACCAGGTAATTACTGCCAATGTGAAATTAGAGGGGGATGAGAGAATAAGATTCTACTCAGCGGCAAATATAGAATAGACAGATTCCCATAATGACCAAAATAAAGGGGGGCCAGGAAATATACTCCTGGCCCCCCTTTGCCTGTTAATCAGATGCCTTTAGAACTCGAACAGCTCCGGCTGCTCGGCTTTGCCTTGCTCTTCGGCTTCCTCCCGTTCCAGTCTCCTGTCCGCCCTCTCCCTTTCCTGCCTTACCTTGACCCGCTGGTGGTATATCCAGTCCTTAAGCCTCTTAAGCTCACCCATCTGGCAACCATCAAGGCTCTCCACCCGGATATCCTCCGGCATCTCTCCACCCTTATGCCGGGTATAGGTTCTGGTAGAGACATAGAGATAGATCCGGCTCCAGTCGTGGTCCATCGGGAAACTCAGTCCGGCGGTGTAGAGATAGGCGCAGGCTTCGGCATCGGTACCGGTTTCATCTGCACCCTTTGAGGCCCTGATACCCATCTCTAATCTGTCCATCGTGATGGCTCCCTTAATCCAGTCGGGTAATGTTTCTCCCCAACCACCAGGGAATACCAGTATCGGGTCGGTGAATATCCCCACGATATCACTTACCATATCGCCTGTTTTTGGCACAAATACCCTCCTATATATTCTTTAGTTTTCGATTTACTAGCCGACTAATACCGGCTGCCGGCCGTGGTTGGCTATCCGTTTCTCTGCCTCAATAGCCCCGTCGGGTAAATCGCTACGGACAGCCTTGATTGCCGACTTGATGTAGTTAATCCGCTCGATGTCGCAAACAAGGCGTACCAGTCGCTGGTCAAGATACTGGGGCAGGTTAGGGATGTTCCGGGCCTCGTTAGCCACAATCCTGGCTCGTTCCAGCGGTTCGGCGGCCTGGTTTACCAGATCCTCGACCATGTCCATTGCCTCGCTTACCAGTAGCGCGCTCCATCTAATGGGCACAGTTTCACCTCCTCTCTTTAGATTTGCCCCTTACCACGCATAGACAAGGGGGTATTACTCCCACGCACTGGAGAGCAATACCCCCTCACTTACAAAAAAGAGCACAAAAAGGGTGCTTCACAACACCCTCTTTGTGCGTGTCCTTTTTGAGTTCAAGCGTTCAATTTCAGGCTACAGCGACCGGCTCTCTTACCTTACCCTTGCGCTTCGCTTTCGGTTTACTCTCTTTGATTACCGCCTCAGCCTCAACGACGGCGTCGGTCTCTACCTCTGGCCCCGTTTCCACCTCTGGCTCTGGTTCGGCTTCCGGCTCGGCTTGCGCTGGCTCCGGCTTTACCTCACTGGTAAGCATTGGCATTACCACCAGCTTATAGCCGTTAGTGGTAAAGAGGACTGGCGACTTGCCGTCGGTGAGCTTTAGCTCTGGCATACCGCCACAGGCTTTTAACGCTTCGGCAAGGTAACCGCCGTCTAGCCTGACCCTGTTAGCCTCACCCTCGATATCGGCTGGCATTGTGGCTTGCCCCTTATCATCGGGATTAGCTAGCACCATCATGCCGTTTTCAAGGGTAATGTCTATCGGGTAAGACTTACTGTCGGCAAGGGCTCTCAGTGAGTTAATCGCCTTACCTGCCTCAACGGTGTCGAAGTGAGCGGTGGTCTTAGCCTCGGTCGGGATTATCCTTTCCCAGTCGGGAAACTTGCCGTCGTCGCTAACCCACTGATAGCGGATTAGCTCGGTGTCAATGGTGAGCGTCT encodes:
- a CDS encoding DNA polymerase III subunit beta, with product VLPFTATEDTRPVLQCVLFTAKEGKLTLVSADGFRLAVVSLDYDGEGEVLISREDLAGIANALRSAKRARVSFEGEDIKTLTIDTELIRYQWVSDDGKFPDWERIIPTEAKTTAHFDTVEAGKAINSLRALADSKSYPIDITLENGMMVLANPDDKGQATMPADIEGEANRVRLDGGYLAEALKACGGMPELKLTDGKSPVLFTTNGYKLVVMPMLTSEVKPEPAQAEPEAEPEPEVETGPEVETDAVVEAEAVIKESKPKAKRKGKVREPVAVA